In Danaus plexippus chromosome 9 unlocalized genomic scaffold, MEX_DaPlex mxdp_26, whole genome shotgun sequence, the following proteins share a genomic window:
- the LOC116767495 gene encoding 28S rRNA (cytosine-C(5))-methyltransferase: MFEHSVKVPRHYKVAANIFKKVATEGGSVKNLLYDDKLKHFRTNVLYALITETIKHATDIDKIFENCGILAKEQRLDPWLAKILTAELLFGKKALPGKSKPELTILSYKEQFENFRSENPDEVKSKVVHRPRYVRINTNLLTTSDAIRAFQDEGYKFIRCTSGSYDDYLKQIQGLTEYDFTQDYHVKTMFVFAPGTKFHDHDLYLNNQIILQDKATALAVHLLAPPSGSTVLDMCAAPGMKTTQVAAYLRNQGKVYAVERNDQRYQTLCQLVESTSSKCVETIHKDVLEIKRGDLDDVEYVLLDPSCSGSGMDFSVHNYIEDTRLAKLTSLQEKFLKHAMNAFPNAKRIVYSTCSIFPEENERVVTNVVKTSRAKWRVQDVKELLKNQWNNYGSGMYGSMGTRCLYARPDTDMTTGFFLAVLDKDQKARDDEGKTLDIDDNKVKSISKDISNGKAVHEAEYGSTLQLDEVSDVIVKKKKKKERIRSENESDIKNNITEIESDLTKGAVETKMKKKHKKSKSKDDGNDQEFKQSVTEEVIAEYHQDITEVDHSDRIENIETKKKKRKKSKTLDHDTGEDDNLKQNHEPEDDGLEEPSKKKKKKNRDKEESIANDGSVPNHLDFTEDNVQEKKKKKKKKHLD, encoded by the exons atgtttgaaCATTCTGTAAAAGTTCCAAGACATTATAAAGTAgctgcaaatatttttaaaaaggttgCCACAGAAGGCGGTAGTGTCAAAAATTTGCTGTACGACGATAAATTAAAGCATTTC AGAACTAATGTGCTTTACGCACTTATAACAGAGACAATTAAACATGCGActgatattgataaaatatttgaaaattgtgGTATTTTGGCGAAAGAGCAGCGGCTAGATCCTTGGCTTGCTAAGATTCTTACCGCAGAGTTGCTTTTTGGCAAAAAGGCTCTGCCTGGGAAAAGCAAACCTGAACTgacaatattatcatataaagaaCAGTTTGAGAACTTTAGGAGTGAAAATCCAGATGAAGTGAAATCTaaag TTGTTCACAGACCGCGGTACGTCAGGATAAACACGAACCTTTTAACCACATCGGATGCTATAAGAGCATTCCAAGACGAAGGCTACAAGTTCATAAGATGTACATCAGGGTCCTATGATGATTACTTGAAGCAGATCCAGGGTTTGACGGAGTACGACTTCACTCAGGACTACCATGTGAAAACCATGTTTGTGTTTGCACCAGGAACCAAGTTCCACGACCATGATCTGTACTtgaataatcaaattattttgcaagataag GCTACAGCCCTAGCCGTACACCTGCTCGCCCCGCCATCTGGCAGCACTGTATTAGATATGTGTGCTGCTCCAGGTATGAAGACCACACAAGTTGCTGCATATCTTCGAAACCAG GGTAAGGTATACGCTGTTGAGAGGAATGATCAGAGATATCAAACACTGTGTCAATTAGTTGAGAGCACTTCATCAAAATGTGTTGAGACCATACATAAGGATGTACTGGAGATTAAGAGAGGTGATTTAGATGATGTGGAATACGTCCTGCTGGATCCCAGCTGTTCAGGATctg GTATGGATTTTTCTGTCCACAACTACATCGAAGACACGAGGCTGGCCAAACTAACCTCGTTGCAAGAGAAATTTCTAAAACACGCAATGAACGCGTTCCCGAATGCAAAGCGCATCGTCTACAGCACGTGCTCGATATTTCCCGAGGAAAATGAACGGGTTGTGACAAACGTTGTGAAGACTTCAAGGGCTAAGTGGAGGGTGCAGGATGTTAAGGAGCTGTTGAAAAACCAGTGGAACAACTACGGCTCAGGAATGTATGGCAGTATGGGTACCAGGTGTCTATACGCTAGACCGGATACCGATATGACAACTGGATTCTTCCTAGCCGTCTTGGACAAAGACCAAAAAGCCCGTGACGATGAGGGGAAAACTCTTGATATTGACGATAATAAAGTCAAAAGTATCAGTAAAGACATCTCTAATGGCAAAGCAGTTCATGAAGCTGAATATGGATCAACCTTACAATTAGATGAGGTTAGTGACGTCATagtgaagaaaaaaaagaaaaaagagaGAATACGTTCAGAAAATGAGAgcgatatcaaaaataatattactgaaaTAGAATCTGACTTAACGAAAGGTGCGGTCGAAACTAAAATGAAGAAAAAGCACAAAAAGAGCAAATCCAAGGACGACGGTAATGATCAAGAGTTCAAACAAAGTGTTACAGAAGAAGTGATTGCAGAATATCATCAGGATATAACTGAAGTAGACCATTCAGatagaatagaaaatattgaaaccaAGAAGAAGAAAAGAAAGAAGAGTAAAACTTTAGATCATGATACGGGCGAAGATGACAACTTGAAACAAAATCACGAACCAGAAGACGACGGTCTAGAAGAACCTtcaaagaagaaaaagaagaaaaatagaGATAAAGAAGAATCTATAGCAAATGATGGTTCTGTTCCAAATCACTTAGATTTTACAGAAGATAATGTACAAgagaagaaaaagaagaaaaagaaaaagcaTTTGGATTAA